aagggtcagaaaacgaaggaggtggacaatacaggtttcaagctttggtacactaGGACAgacgcgaatagaaatggagtatgagttttgattgataagtgcctcaagaatggtgtggtgagagtgagaaggcaaggagataggattatcttagtcaaacTTGTCGTTgatgatatggtcttgaacgtaattagtgtgtatgccccccaagtaggcctcgacgagagtgctaagagacagttctgagaagacttagatggcctgattagagctgtacctaacAGTGATAAGCTTTTTATTGGAGATCTTAATAgccatgtaggtactacaagcacaggttttgaggcagttcatgaagattttgggtatggtagtaggaatcaggagggggaggaagttctggacttcgcggtagcttttgacctgatgatagccaacactttttttagaaagagagaatctcatctagtgaccttcagtagcggacaacactctagccagattgactttgtccttgcAAGAATAAAGAACAAAcaagcatgcttggattgcaaggtgataccaggagagtgtgttgtttctcaacataagcttttggtggcagactttcattttcaggtgcgtgcccgtaggaataaacaagctaagattgaaagaacaaaatgatgaaaactgaaaggggagacgtcagaggtattcagagaaagggttatcaaagagggctcttggaaggaagaagaggacataaacaatatgtgggagaagatggcaaccaacattcggaaggtggcctcagaggtgtgtggagtaactaaAGGATGtgaaggcgaggctaaagatacttggtggtggaacaagaaagtccaaagggctattaaggaaaagaaaaaatgctatagacgcttgtaccaggagtgtggacaacatagaaaagtacaaggtggcaaagaagactgcagagcgagctataagtgtggcaaagggtagagcgtacgaggatctttaccaacatttgagtacgaagaaaagagagaaggacatttataggatggctaaggttcgtgagagaaagacaagagacttcaaccaaattaagtgcattaaggataaaagaaagcatctcttggtaaaggaggatgagatccgacatcgatggcaaaagcattttgacaaattgttcaatggtgagaatacggacacaacctttcagttggatgactcttttgatgacaccaataggcgttttgtgcggagaatccaagaatctgaggtcagagaggcgttgaaaaggatgaaaggaggtaaggcgatgggaccggatgatatccaaatcgaggtgtggagatgcctcggggacatagctatagtatggctaaccaacctattcaaccatatttttcgatcaaacaagatgtctgacgagtggaggagaagtatattgataCTGATCTACaggaataaaggggatattcaaagttgtactaattaccggggaattaagttgatgagccatactatgaagctatgggagagagttattgagcatcgcttgagagcaataacgcgggtctctatgaaccaatttggtttcatggaaggtcaaccatggaagccattttcttaataagacaagttatggagcggtatagggagaagaaaaatgacctacacatggtttttattgacttgaagaaggcttatgataaaataccaaggaatgttatgtgatgggctttggacaaacataaaataccaacgaagtacgtcgggctcattaaagacatgtacaacaatgttatgactagtgttcgaacaagtgatgaagacacggatgactttccgattaggataggactacatcaagggtcagctttgagcctttatctgtttgccttagtgatagatgaggtcacaagggacatacaaggggacatccgttggtgtatgcttttcgcggacgatgtcatgctagttgatgaaagccggacatgagtgaatcagaaactgaagttctggcgggagactttggagtctaaaggttttagactcagtagaactaaaattgagtatatgagatgtgacttcggcactactactcgggaggaggaagatattagtttggaaggtcaagtagtgcctagaaaggatacctttcgatatttaggatcaatgctacagagagacagggatattgatgaagatgttagccatagaatcaaagcagggtggatgaagtggcgccaagcatctggtgttctatgtgacaaaagggtaccacagaagttcaaaagtaagttttataggacggcgattagacctgctatattgtatggtgcagaatgttggtctacgaaaagatgacatgttcaacatataagtgtcgcggaaatgcgtatgttgcgttggatttgcggtcatacaagaagggatcaagttcgaaacgatgatatacgtgatagattaggggtagcaccaattgaagaaaagcttgtccaacaccagttgagatggtttggacatgtccaacggagacctccagaggcaccgatgCGTAGTGAAATCCTAAGCCAGGTTAGTAACacgaagagaggcagaggaagaccaaagttgacttgggtagaagcaataaaagaagacttgaaaggatgaaatatacctaaagacttagccttagataggagtgcttggaaaacagctattcacgtgtctgaaccttgatggcttctgctgggtttcaactctagcctaccctttAGAGATCTCAGACCAAAATAAACAAAAGCGTTATTTTTCAAAATTATAGTGACCGGTCCATACCATACCAAGGAAATGCACTGTGTCCAATTATAGCCACAAAAACGTAATAGGAAAAAGCAATTCATGAAAATCTCTAACTAAAAGCATGCTAAATCATTACAAAGATACCAAGAACATAAAGCTAAGTCGTATGTTTAAGCTGATTTCTAGCGAGCGTAAGAAACTGATTTTCAGTTCTAATGCAGGTTCAACAAAATTTTGCTTGTAGAAGCAGTATAAGTAATTTGCATTCTGAAAATTGATTCAAGATACAAGAGAACAAAGGGTCGTGTGTTCAAGCTGATTTCTAGCGAGCGTAAGAAACTGATTTTCAGTTCTAATGCAGGTTCAACAAAATTTTGCTGGTAGAAGCAGTATAAGTAATTTGGATTCTGAAAATTGATTCAAGATACAAGAGAACAAAGGTGAGCAGTTAAAATAACCAAGTCAAACGGCATTATTCTTACCTGAAGTCATAAGAAAGACATCATGTCACAAAATGATTACACTAACATCTGTGCTTTATTGTTCATCTTCGATATCCCGTTACAAAACGCTTGATGTCTGCAAAGTCTAAAACTGCTTTGACATTGTGAAAAGAAGAACTCCACTTTGTGCTTATCAAATCAACAAGGAACTCCGACTGTTTATCGCCATTTGTCTATCAAATAGATGCACAAAGGTATTTGAATGTCACATCCCTCTGGAACAATAATTTCAGTATAAATTTGCAAAACAACAAAAACAAACTGTACGAAACGAGTCCAGGCTATGTCGGATAACTGGGTTACGGTAATCGTTAAGGTATAAAACAACACTTTACATGTTTCATAGGATGATATACTTCCATAGGAGTTTCAGGCCTTGTAACAAATTCAGATGTTGCTTTACTAAATGATCAACTGATGAAGGGTGATACAAATTGAATTTCAAATTCAGCTAGACAGGAGAACATCTTGATAATAAAATTTGAGTTTCCTATAAGAGAACCATGCTAAACTCATCCTGTCACATTGGCAGCTAGTGTAACAGGCTTTGAGAAATGGTGAGAAAGATATTACCTCAAAAACAAAGAAACCCCCAGGTTTGAGAACTGAGAATAACCCTTCACAGAGGTGGAGCAGATGCTCAAGGCCATCCTTGCCACCGTCAAGCGCCAACTTTGGTTCATGCCAACCAACCTCAGGTTGCAGACCAGGTAGGTCATCGGTTGGTATGTATGGAGGGTTACTAATCACACCCATCAGTTTTCCTTTCAAATCTTCCAGAGGTTCAAACCATGAGCCATGCCTTATTTCAACTTTATCCTAATTCCAACACAGAAAAACTGTATTAATCACGACTTTCAATGTACTACAGCACGGCGTAATAAATTGAACTGTGCAGAAAAATAGCAAATCCAAGCTCGTTGATTCTCATCGTTTTACTTCATAGACTATTATTGACTCTAACTAGGGTGTGTAGCTCCCAAACTATTAAGGTTGATGTAGGGTAGGCTATCAGAAAATGAAAGATATAGCATGGGGTGAAACACAAATGTGTCGTTTTAATTCTACATACCAGTTTAACACAACAAATGAACACACGATACTATCAGAAATTCACGTTTATGCTCGCATCCACCTTTGAGGTGGATGTGCATCGGGCATGCTTTCAGCATCGATTTGAGCAGCTGAGCATCTTTGAGCATCCAACTTAAAGGCTAAAAGGAACATCTTTGAGCACGCTTTCATCAATGAAAGCCACACCAAAAGCCGAACGAGGCTACTATAGTTGTATCATAATACACTGTCCCAGCTTGAAATTTCCCTAACTTTTATCCAAATTGACAACTCAAAACCATTTTTTTTTAGAATAAAGAAACTTTATATTACTTCAGTTCTGAACATGAGTCCTGCTGAATACATTGAGATAAAAAGTTAGGGATATCATGCAACCACATACATTCAGAATTTGAAAGCAAAGCAAACTTGGCTGTATAATGCGCAGCCATGTTTGCTTCCCTTCTTACATGAGCCAAAACGAAATGTGTGCATTGTTGACTAAGATTTTGGATTTGATTTAGCACTGGAATAATAGCACACCTATTAATAGTTCTAGAGTTCCATAGCGCCACTAATTCTTGGCAGTCCGTTTCAACAACCACCTTTGACAGTCCGAGATCCTTTATCATTAGCATTGCATCACGATAAGCATAAGCTTCAGCAGTAAGTGCATCAGTAATCGTCAACCCATGTTGTTTACATTTGGCTGCTACGACCTGACCTTGTGCATTACGTAAAACCACTCCCAAGGCACCATTTTTTTTCAATCAGTTCGTTCTACATTTTGCAGCAAAACACCTATGCTAACTATCCACATTTCAGCCATAACCAGCAAAACAGCACTGAGCACTCTATCTAGAGGAACACATGCTGACATGGCTCGGTACACTTGCTGTCACTGACGAGACGAGACGATAAAGTGATAACCATAAGAACGTTAAATTAGTTCTGTGTACTCCCAGTTACTCACTTAATCTGATCAATGAAAAATAAGGGAGAACTCAATAGAAACGCAAGCTCACCTGCACCCCGTACCTCCGGACGTTGAGCCTGGCGACGCCGATGGCCACCTCGCTGACATCCGTGGCGAACACCTTTCCTCCGGCACCGAGCTCCCTCGCCACAGCCACGGCGATGGCGCCACTCCCGGTGCCGAGGTCGGCCCACCACCCGTCGGCGAAGCCCTCGACGGCGCGCACCATGTCGACGACGGCCTCCGTCTCGGGGCGTGGGATGAGGACGCCCTCCGCGACGGCGACCACCAGGTCCCGCCAGTGCTCGTTCCCGACCACGTACTGGAACGGCGTGCGCTCCCGGACGTGGCGCACCCACAGGGCCTCGAGGTCCTCGAGCGGCGCGCGGAGGAGCGCTGGGCCGTCatcggaggcggcggcgctggcgtcgGCGAGGAGCCAgcggaggtggcggtggaggtgcgGCGCGGAGGGCGGGACGAGCGCGGACGCGCGGCGGCGGAACGCGGCGAGGGCGGCGGGCGGGACCCGGTGGGACGCTGGGCGGAGGAAGAGCGGGGTGGGGTCCGCGTCCGGCGCTGGGGTGGGGTCGGCAAGGGGAGTCGGCGGCGTGAGTGGGGAGGCAGAGGCGGAGGAGAGGGGTGtggggaggaggaggcggtggaggtgggGCGTGGGAGGCTTCGAACGGAGgaaggcggcggaggaggaggacagggggCGGGAGGAGAGGGCGAGCATGGCCATGGCTGAAGTGGCCGTCGGGTTGGGTTGCGGGtgaggacggggacggggacggatgGAGATGGGCTTGTCGGGCACAAGCGCAAGCCATTCGGCCCA
The sequence above is drawn from the Miscanthus floridulus cultivar M001 chromosome 15, ASM1932011v1, whole genome shotgun sequence genome and encodes:
- the LOC136509067 gene encoding uncharacterized protein isoform X1 — encoded protein: MAMLALSSRPLSSSSAAFLRSKPPTPHLHRLLLPTPLSSASASPLTPPTPLADPTPAPDADPTPLFLRPASHRVPPAALAAFRRRASALVPPSAPHLHRHLRWLLADASAAASDDGPALLRAPLEDLEALWVRHVRERTPFQYVVGNEHWRDLVVAVAEGVLIPRPETEAVVDMVRAVEGFADGWWADLGTGSGAIAVAVARELGAGGKVFATDVSEVAIGVARLNVRRYGVQDKVEIRHGSWFEPLEDLKGKLMGVISNPPYIPTDDLPGLQPEVGWHEPKLALDGGKDGLEHLLHLCEGLFSVLKPGGFFVFETNGDKQSEFLVDLISTKWSSSFHNVKAVLDFADIKRFVTGYRR
- the LOC136509067 gene encoding uncharacterized protein isoform X2, yielding MLALSSRPLSSSSAAFLRSKPPTPHLHRLLLPTPLSSASASPLTPPTPLADPTPAPDADPTPLFLRPASHRVPPAALAAFRRRASALVPPSAPHLHRHLRWLLADASAAASDDGPALLRAPLEDLEALWVRHVRERTPFQYVVGNEHWRDLVVAVAEGVLIPRPETEAVVDMVRAVEGFADGWWADLGTGSGAIAVAVARELGAGGKVFATDVSEVAIGVARLNVRRYGVQDKVEIRHGSWFEPLEDLKGKLMGVISNPPYIPTDDLPGLQPEVGWHEPKLALDGGKDGLEHLLHLCEGLFSVLKPGGFFVFERDVTFKYLCASI
- the LOC136509067 gene encoding uncharacterized protein isoform X3; translated protein: MLALSSRPLSSSSAAFLRSKPPTPHLHRLLLPTPLSSASASPLTPPTPLADPTPAPDADPTPLFLRPASHRVPPAALAAFRRRASALVPPSAPHLHRHLRWLLADASAAASDDGPALLRAPLEDLEALWVRHVRERTPFQYVVGNEHWRDLVVAVAEGVLIPRPETEAVVDMVRAVEGFADGWWADLGTGSGAIAVAVARELGAGGKVFATDVSEVAIGVARLNVRRYGVQDKVEIRHGSWFEPLEDLKGKLMGVISNPPYIPTDDLPGLQPEVGWHEPKLALDGGKDGLEHLLHLCEGLFSVLKPGGFFVFEDLPN
- the LOC136509067 gene encoding uncharacterized protein isoform X4, translated to MLALSSRPLSSSSAAFLRSKPPTPHLHRLLLPTPLSSASASPLTPPTPLADPTPAPDADPTPLFLRPASHRVPPAALAAFRRRASALVPPSAPHLHRHLRWLLADASAAASDDGPALLRAPLEDLEALWVRHVRERTPFQYVVGNEHWRDLVVAVAEGVLIPRPETEAVVDMVRAVEGFADGWWADLGTGSGAIAVAVARELGAGGKVFATDVSEVAIGVARLNVRRIKLK